One Plectropomus leopardus isolate mb chromosome 1, YSFRI_Pleo_2.0, whole genome shotgun sequence DNA segment encodes these proteins:
- the LOC121946263 gene encoding zinc finger protein 821 isoform X4 has protein sequence MGPFHTSGITGLQHATNMDGRDEFTEDSECCSNNSQEVQEQDSISEDSDSDLDNHGEDSSSNTSADDHMTTKRSQCRLQGAGVKEESEEGADSNNFVCPLCTLDFSSPEKLISHVYQHTTMMSNSKSYVCPVCGRALSSPGSLGRHLLIHSEDRLSNCAVCGARFTDTNNFNREKLKDVLDTTRMDVTDGRDTCSMSLSSSPMTSSDQGSCSCHGPGPSPSSCQGPRPCQPPDPNPSLCQAHRTCQGPGHMQSHCQGPRPCHGPGPCTGSDQGPSFPSLPDSLLSEGPSLASIPDALNSSSSGFPPIPDILSPMPVYPAGVLLVCNSCVAYQQLVEAQSPMRKWALRRKNEPLEARLQRLERERTAKKNKRACETEEERELRRLRDREAKRMQRMQESEEQRARRLQRDREAMRMKRANETPEKRQARLIREREAKRIKRRLEKIDPALRTQIEHDPAAMAALTADMSLFQFPCPMPVPSIDNGLFMKLP, from the exons ATGG GGCCATTCCACACTTCAGGCATCACAGGACTTCAGCACGCTACTAACATGGATGGCAGGGACGAATTCACCGAAGACAGTGAATGCTGCAGCAACAACTCCCAGGAAGTACAAGAGCAGGATAGCATCTCAG AAGACAGCGATAGTGACCTTGACAACCACGGTGAAGACTCATCCTCCAACACCTCCGCTGACGACCACATGACCACCAAGAGATCGCAGTGCCGCCTACAAGGAGCGGGAGTCAAAGAG GAGAGCGAGGAAGGGGCAGACAGCAACAACTTTGTTTGTCCTCTCTGCACGCTGGATTTCAGCAGCCCTGAGAAGCTCATCTCCCATGTCTACCAG CACACGACTATGATGAGCAATAGCAAGAGCTATGTGTGCCCAGTGTGTGGGCGAGCCCTGAGTTCGCCTGGCTCGCTTGGACGGCATCTTCTCATCCACTCTGAGGACCGCCTCTCCAACTGCGCTGTCTGTGGTGCACGCTTTACAGACACCAACAACTTTAACAG GGAGAAGCTTAAAGATGTCCTCGACACAACCAGGATGGATGTCACCGATGGGAGGGACACCTGTTCCATGTCCCTCTCCAGCAGCCCCATGACCAGCTCAGACCAGGGCTCTTGCTCTTGTCACGGACCGGGCCCCAGTCCCAGTTCATGTCAGGGTCCTCGCCCCTGTCAACCACCTGACCCCAACCCCAGCCTTTGTCAGGCCCATCGTACCTGCCAGGGACCAGGCCACATGCAGAGCCATTGTCAAGGCCCCAGACCGTGTCATGGCCCGGGACCATGCACAGGCTCTGACCAAGGGCCCTCCTTTCCTTCACTGCCCGACAGTCTCCTCTCTGAAGGGCCATCACTGGCATCTATCCCTGATGCTCTTAACTCCTCTTCCTCAGGCTTTCCTCCCATCCCCGACATCCTCAGCCCTATGCCGGTGTATCCTGCCGGAGTGCTGCTGGTGTGCAACAGCTGCGTGGCCTATCAGCAGCTAGTGGAGGCCCAGTCTCCAATGCGAAAATGGGCTCTGCGCAGGAAGAACGAACCCTTGGAGGCCCGTCTGCAACGTCTAGAGCGTGAGCGCACAGCAAAGAAGAACAAACGGGCATgtgagacagaagaggagagggagctgAGGAGGCTGCGGGACCGCGAGGCCAAGCGCATGCAGAGGATGCAGGAATCAGAGGAACAGCGGGCACGCAGgctgcagagagacagggaggccATGCGTATGAAGAGGGCCAACGAGACACCAGAGAAGAGGCAAGCTAGGCTTATCCGTGAGAGGGAGGCGAAGAGGATCAAGCGACGGCTGGAGAAGATCGACCCTGCTCTGAGGACACAGATAGAGCATGATCCTGCTGCCATGGCTGCCCTCACAGCAGACATGAGTCTCTTTCAGTTCCCCTGCCCCATGCCTGTCCCCTCCATTGATAATGGTCTGTTCATGAAGCTGCCCTGA
- the LOC121946263 gene encoding zinc finger protein 821 isoform X3 has protein sequence MSRRKQTNPFKVDWPFHTSGITGLQHATNMDGRDEFTEDSECCSNNSQEVQEQDSISDSDSDLDNHGEDSSSNTSADDHMTTKRSQCRLQGAGVKEESEEGADSNNFVCPLCTLDFSSPEKLISHVYQHTTMMSNSKSYVCPVCGRALSSPGSLGRHLLIHSEDRLSNCAVCGARFTDTNNFNREKLKDVLDTTRMDVTDGRDTCSMSLSSSPMTSSDQGSCSCHGPGPSPSSCQGPRPCQPPDPNPSLCQAHRTCQGPGHMQSHCQGPRPCHGPGPCTGSDQGPSFPSLPDSLLSEGPSLASIPDALNSSSSGFPPIPDILSPMPVYPAGVLLVCNSCVAYQQLVEAQSPMRKWALRRKNEPLEARLQRLERERTAKKNKRACETEEERELRRLRDREAKRMQRMQESEEQRARRLQRDREAMRMKRANETPEKRQARLIREREAKRIKRRLEKIDPALRTQIEHDPAAMAALTADMSLFQFPCPMPVPSIDNGLFMKLP, from the exons ATGTCCAGGCGAAAACAGACCAACCCCTTCAAAGTTGACT GGCCATTCCACACTTCAGGCATCACAGGACTTCAGCACGCTACTAACATGGATGGCAGGGACGAATTCACCGAAGACAGTGAATGCTGCAGCAACAACTCCCAGGAAGTACAAGAGCAGGATAGCATCTCAG ACAGCGATAGTGACCTTGACAACCACGGTGAAGACTCATCCTCCAACACCTCCGCTGACGACCACATGACCACCAAGAGATCGCAGTGCCGCCTACAAGGAGCGGGAGTCAAAGAG GAGAGCGAGGAAGGGGCAGACAGCAACAACTTTGTTTGTCCTCTCTGCACGCTGGATTTCAGCAGCCCTGAGAAGCTCATCTCCCATGTCTACCAG CACACGACTATGATGAGCAATAGCAAGAGCTATGTGTGCCCAGTGTGTGGGCGAGCCCTGAGTTCGCCTGGCTCGCTTGGACGGCATCTTCTCATCCACTCTGAGGACCGCCTCTCCAACTGCGCTGTCTGTGGTGCACGCTTTACAGACACCAACAACTTTAACAG GGAGAAGCTTAAAGATGTCCTCGACACAACCAGGATGGATGTCACCGATGGGAGGGACACCTGTTCCATGTCCCTCTCCAGCAGCCCCATGACCAGCTCAGACCAGGGCTCTTGCTCTTGTCACGGACCGGGCCCCAGTCCCAGTTCATGTCAGGGTCCTCGCCCCTGTCAACCACCTGACCCCAACCCCAGCCTTTGTCAGGCCCATCGTACCTGCCAGGGACCAGGCCACATGCAGAGCCATTGTCAAGGCCCCAGACCGTGTCATGGCCCGGGACCATGCACAGGCTCTGACCAAGGGCCCTCCTTTCCTTCACTGCCCGACAGTCTCCTCTCTGAAGGGCCATCACTGGCATCTATCCCTGATGCTCTTAACTCCTCTTCCTCAGGCTTTCCTCCCATCCCCGACATCCTCAGCCCTATGCCGGTGTATCCTGCCGGAGTGCTGCTGGTGTGCAACAGCTGCGTGGCCTATCAGCAGCTAGTGGAGGCCCAGTCTCCAATGCGAAAATGGGCTCTGCGCAGGAAGAACGAACCCTTGGAGGCCCGTCTGCAACGTCTAGAGCGTGAGCGCACAGCAAAGAAGAACAAACGGGCATgtgagacagaagaggagagggagctgAGGAGGCTGCGGGACCGCGAGGCCAAGCGCATGCAGAGGATGCAGGAATCAGAGGAACAGCGGGCACGCAGgctgcagagagacagggaggccATGCGTATGAAGAGGGCCAACGAGACACCAGAGAAGAGGCAAGCTAGGCTTATCCGTGAGAGGGAGGCGAAGAGGATCAAGCGACGGCTGGAGAAGATCGACCCTGCTCTGAGGACACAGATAGAGCATGATCCTGCTGCCATGGCTGCCCTCACAGCAGACATGAGTCTCTTTCAGTTCCCCTGCCCCATGCCTGTCCCCTCCATTGATAATGGTCTGTTCATGAAGCTGCCCTGA
- the LOC121946263 gene encoding zinc finger protein 821 isoform X1 — MSRRKQTNPFKVDWPFHTSGITGLQHATNMDGRDEFTEDSECCSNNSQEVQEQDSISEDSDSDLDNHGEDSSSNTSADDHMTTKRSQCRLQGAGVKEESEEGADSNNFVCPLCTLDFSSPEKLISHVYQHTTMMSNSKSYVCPVCGRALSSPGSLGRHLLIHSEDRLSNCAVCGARFTDTNNFNREKLKDVLDTTRMDVTDGRDTCSMSLSSSPMTSSDQGSCSCHGPGPSPSSCQGPRPCQPPDPNPSLCQAHRTCQGPGHMQSHCQGPRPCHGPGPCTGSDQGPSFPSLPDSLLSEGPSLASIPDALNSSSSGFPPIPDILSPMPVYPAGVLLVCNSCVAYQQLVEAQSPMRKWALRRKNEPLEARLQRLERERTAKKNKRACETEEERELRRLRDREAKRMQRMQESEEQRARRLQRDREAMRMKRANETPEKRQARLIREREAKRIKRRLEKIDPALRTQIEHDPAAMAALTADMSLFQFPCPMPVPSIDNGLFMKLP; from the exons ATGTCCAGGCGAAAACAGACCAACCCCTTCAAAGTTGACT GGCCATTCCACACTTCAGGCATCACAGGACTTCAGCACGCTACTAACATGGATGGCAGGGACGAATTCACCGAAGACAGTGAATGCTGCAGCAACAACTCCCAGGAAGTACAAGAGCAGGATAGCATCTCAG AAGACAGCGATAGTGACCTTGACAACCACGGTGAAGACTCATCCTCCAACACCTCCGCTGACGACCACATGACCACCAAGAGATCGCAGTGCCGCCTACAAGGAGCGGGAGTCAAAGAG GAGAGCGAGGAAGGGGCAGACAGCAACAACTTTGTTTGTCCTCTCTGCACGCTGGATTTCAGCAGCCCTGAGAAGCTCATCTCCCATGTCTACCAG CACACGACTATGATGAGCAATAGCAAGAGCTATGTGTGCCCAGTGTGTGGGCGAGCCCTGAGTTCGCCTGGCTCGCTTGGACGGCATCTTCTCATCCACTCTGAGGACCGCCTCTCCAACTGCGCTGTCTGTGGTGCACGCTTTACAGACACCAACAACTTTAACAG GGAGAAGCTTAAAGATGTCCTCGACACAACCAGGATGGATGTCACCGATGGGAGGGACACCTGTTCCATGTCCCTCTCCAGCAGCCCCATGACCAGCTCAGACCAGGGCTCTTGCTCTTGTCACGGACCGGGCCCCAGTCCCAGTTCATGTCAGGGTCCTCGCCCCTGTCAACCACCTGACCCCAACCCCAGCCTTTGTCAGGCCCATCGTACCTGCCAGGGACCAGGCCACATGCAGAGCCATTGTCAAGGCCCCAGACCGTGTCATGGCCCGGGACCATGCACAGGCTCTGACCAAGGGCCCTCCTTTCCTTCACTGCCCGACAGTCTCCTCTCTGAAGGGCCATCACTGGCATCTATCCCTGATGCTCTTAACTCCTCTTCCTCAGGCTTTCCTCCCATCCCCGACATCCTCAGCCCTATGCCGGTGTATCCTGCCGGAGTGCTGCTGGTGTGCAACAGCTGCGTGGCCTATCAGCAGCTAGTGGAGGCCCAGTCTCCAATGCGAAAATGGGCTCTGCGCAGGAAGAACGAACCCTTGGAGGCCCGTCTGCAACGTCTAGAGCGTGAGCGCACAGCAAAGAAGAACAAACGGGCATgtgagacagaagaggagagggagctgAGGAGGCTGCGGGACCGCGAGGCCAAGCGCATGCAGAGGATGCAGGAATCAGAGGAACAGCGGGCACGCAGgctgcagagagacagggaggccATGCGTATGAAGAGGGCCAACGAGACACCAGAGAAGAGGCAAGCTAGGCTTATCCGTGAGAGGGAGGCGAAGAGGATCAAGCGACGGCTGGAGAAGATCGACCCTGCTCTGAGGACACAGATAGAGCATGATCCTGCTGCCATGGCTGCCCTCACAGCAGACATGAGTCTCTTTCAGTTCCCCTGCCCCATGCCTGTCCCCTCCATTGATAATGGTCTGTTCATGAAGCTGCCCTGA
- the LOC121946263 gene encoding zinc finger protein 821 isoform X2, which produces MSRRKQTNPFKVDWPFHTSGITGLQHATNMDGRDEFTEDSECCSNNSQEVQEQDSISEDSDSDLDNHGEDSSSNTSADDHMTTKRSQCRLQGAGVKESEEGADSNNFVCPLCTLDFSSPEKLISHVYQHTTMMSNSKSYVCPVCGRALSSPGSLGRHLLIHSEDRLSNCAVCGARFTDTNNFNREKLKDVLDTTRMDVTDGRDTCSMSLSSSPMTSSDQGSCSCHGPGPSPSSCQGPRPCQPPDPNPSLCQAHRTCQGPGHMQSHCQGPRPCHGPGPCTGSDQGPSFPSLPDSLLSEGPSLASIPDALNSSSSGFPPIPDILSPMPVYPAGVLLVCNSCVAYQQLVEAQSPMRKWALRRKNEPLEARLQRLERERTAKKNKRACETEEERELRRLRDREAKRMQRMQESEEQRARRLQRDREAMRMKRANETPEKRQARLIREREAKRIKRRLEKIDPALRTQIEHDPAAMAALTADMSLFQFPCPMPVPSIDNGLFMKLP; this is translated from the exons ATGTCCAGGCGAAAACAGACCAACCCCTTCAAAGTTGACT GGCCATTCCACACTTCAGGCATCACAGGACTTCAGCACGCTACTAACATGGATGGCAGGGACGAATTCACCGAAGACAGTGAATGCTGCAGCAACAACTCCCAGGAAGTACAAGAGCAGGATAGCATCTCAG AAGACAGCGATAGTGACCTTGACAACCACGGTGAAGACTCATCCTCCAACACCTCCGCTGACGACCACATGACCACCAAGAGATCGCAGTGCCGCCTACAAGGAGCGGGAGTCAAAGAG AGCGAGGAAGGGGCAGACAGCAACAACTTTGTTTGTCCTCTCTGCACGCTGGATTTCAGCAGCCCTGAGAAGCTCATCTCCCATGTCTACCAG CACACGACTATGATGAGCAATAGCAAGAGCTATGTGTGCCCAGTGTGTGGGCGAGCCCTGAGTTCGCCTGGCTCGCTTGGACGGCATCTTCTCATCCACTCTGAGGACCGCCTCTCCAACTGCGCTGTCTGTGGTGCACGCTTTACAGACACCAACAACTTTAACAG GGAGAAGCTTAAAGATGTCCTCGACACAACCAGGATGGATGTCACCGATGGGAGGGACACCTGTTCCATGTCCCTCTCCAGCAGCCCCATGACCAGCTCAGACCAGGGCTCTTGCTCTTGTCACGGACCGGGCCCCAGTCCCAGTTCATGTCAGGGTCCTCGCCCCTGTCAACCACCTGACCCCAACCCCAGCCTTTGTCAGGCCCATCGTACCTGCCAGGGACCAGGCCACATGCAGAGCCATTGTCAAGGCCCCAGACCGTGTCATGGCCCGGGACCATGCACAGGCTCTGACCAAGGGCCCTCCTTTCCTTCACTGCCCGACAGTCTCCTCTCTGAAGGGCCATCACTGGCATCTATCCCTGATGCTCTTAACTCCTCTTCCTCAGGCTTTCCTCCCATCCCCGACATCCTCAGCCCTATGCCGGTGTATCCTGCCGGAGTGCTGCTGGTGTGCAACAGCTGCGTGGCCTATCAGCAGCTAGTGGAGGCCCAGTCTCCAATGCGAAAATGGGCTCTGCGCAGGAAGAACGAACCCTTGGAGGCCCGTCTGCAACGTCTAGAGCGTGAGCGCACAGCAAAGAAGAACAAACGGGCATgtgagacagaagaggagagggagctgAGGAGGCTGCGGGACCGCGAGGCCAAGCGCATGCAGAGGATGCAGGAATCAGAGGAACAGCGGGCACGCAGgctgcagagagacagggaggccATGCGTATGAAGAGGGCCAACGAGACACCAGAGAAGAGGCAAGCTAGGCTTATCCGTGAGAGGGAGGCGAAGAGGATCAAGCGACGGCTGGAGAAGATCGACCCTGCTCTGAGGACACAGATAGAGCATGATCCTGCTGCCATGGCTGCCCTCACAGCAGACATGAGTCTCTTTCAGTTCCCCTGCCCCATGCCTGTCCCCTCCATTGATAATGGTCTGTTCATGAAGCTGCCCTGA
- the LOC121946263 gene encoding zinc finger protein 821 isoform X5 has protein sequence MTTKRSQCRLQGAGVKEESEEGADSNNFVCPLCTLDFSSPEKLISHVYQHTTMMSNSKSYVCPVCGRALSSPGSLGRHLLIHSEDRLSNCAVCGARFTDTNNFNREKLKDVLDTTRMDVTDGRDTCSMSLSSSPMTSSDQGSCSCHGPGPSPSSCQGPRPCQPPDPNPSLCQAHRTCQGPGHMQSHCQGPRPCHGPGPCTGSDQGPSFPSLPDSLLSEGPSLASIPDALNSSSSGFPPIPDILSPMPVYPAGVLLVCNSCVAYQQLVEAQSPMRKWALRRKNEPLEARLQRLERERTAKKNKRACETEEERELRRLRDREAKRMQRMQESEEQRARRLQRDREAMRMKRANETPEKRQARLIREREAKRIKRRLEKIDPALRTQIEHDPAAMAALTADMSLFQFPCPMPVPSIDNGLFMKLP, from the exons ATGACCACCAAGAGATCGCAGTGCCGCCTACAAGGAGCGGGAGTCAAAGAG GAGAGCGAGGAAGGGGCAGACAGCAACAACTTTGTTTGTCCTCTCTGCACGCTGGATTTCAGCAGCCCTGAGAAGCTCATCTCCCATGTCTACCAG CACACGACTATGATGAGCAATAGCAAGAGCTATGTGTGCCCAGTGTGTGGGCGAGCCCTGAGTTCGCCTGGCTCGCTTGGACGGCATCTTCTCATCCACTCTGAGGACCGCCTCTCCAACTGCGCTGTCTGTGGTGCACGCTTTACAGACACCAACAACTTTAACAG GGAGAAGCTTAAAGATGTCCTCGACACAACCAGGATGGATGTCACCGATGGGAGGGACACCTGTTCCATGTCCCTCTCCAGCAGCCCCATGACCAGCTCAGACCAGGGCTCTTGCTCTTGTCACGGACCGGGCCCCAGTCCCAGTTCATGTCAGGGTCCTCGCCCCTGTCAACCACCTGACCCCAACCCCAGCCTTTGTCAGGCCCATCGTACCTGCCAGGGACCAGGCCACATGCAGAGCCATTGTCAAGGCCCCAGACCGTGTCATGGCCCGGGACCATGCACAGGCTCTGACCAAGGGCCCTCCTTTCCTTCACTGCCCGACAGTCTCCTCTCTGAAGGGCCATCACTGGCATCTATCCCTGATGCTCTTAACTCCTCTTCCTCAGGCTTTCCTCCCATCCCCGACATCCTCAGCCCTATGCCGGTGTATCCTGCCGGAGTGCTGCTGGTGTGCAACAGCTGCGTGGCCTATCAGCAGCTAGTGGAGGCCCAGTCTCCAATGCGAAAATGGGCTCTGCGCAGGAAGAACGAACCCTTGGAGGCCCGTCTGCAACGTCTAGAGCGTGAGCGCACAGCAAAGAAGAACAAACGGGCATgtgagacagaagaggagagggagctgAGGAGGCTGCGGGACCGCGAGGCCAAGCGCATGCAGAGGATGCAGGAATCAGAGGAACAGCGGGCACGCAGgctgcagagagacagggaggccATGCGTATGAAGAGGGCCAACGAGACACCAGAGAAGAGGCAAGCTAGGCTTATCCGTGAGAGGGAGGCGAAGAGGATCAAGCGACGGCTGGAGAAGATCGACCCTGCTCTGAGGACACAGATAGAGCATGATCCTGCTGCCATGGCTGCCCTCACAGCAGACATGAGTCTCTTTCAGTTCCCCTGCCCCATGCCTGTCCCCTCCATTGATAATGGTCTGTTCATGAAGCTGCCCTGA